From the Macrobrachium rosenbergii isolate ZJJX-2024 chromosome 50, ASM4041242v1, whole genome shotgun sequence genome, the window AACAGTCTGTTACCTATTCAGTGGAAAAAAGCCCAGTCtttcataattttacaaatacaaatattcctttttatttttgtacattattcATCTGTTATACGACGCCTGCAAAAGCCTCATAAGTCATACAAAATTCCAAAGCTGTAATCCGAAGCCAAAATCACTGTAGGGTCTCTGTGGCCAACTCTTGTGATTCCAAATGTATATCAGTCATCAGTCTCCGTAATATCCTTTGATAATGGCCATTATTTCATTCGTACAACCTCTTTGGCCATCACTAATTTTCTTGCAGTCTGTTCATTTAGTTATGTGTAATTCTCTTTGCTCCATTATGAGTCATTGCTAATCGGTTAAATTCCCGTTAGATGAGCCTGAGTATTATTTTGAGatttaaaatgttcatatatgTTTCATTAAGCATTAATATTTATGCATGAAATAGCTAGCGGAAAAGGCCTCGGAATTTTGTAAGCAATAAATAAACTTAGAAACTTTTTAGTTGACCCAGTGTTTCAATACATTCTACAAGACTGAAGTATACTATCATTCTGAAAATGATTCCATATGGAATATAGTTCATGCAGAGCAATATCTGTCTTATTTTTCAGATACTCTACTTAAAATATTACTCTGCAGAAGGGTGTGTAGCTAATCCACTAAATTATTACTCTGCAGAGGTAAGTAACTCTACTTAAAATATTACCCAGCAGAAGGTTGTATAGCTAACTCTGCTTAAAATATTACTCTGCAGAAGGGTGTATTGCTAACTCTACCGAAAGTATTACTCTGCACAATGATGTATCGATAACTCTACTTGAAATATTACTCTGCACAAGGGTGTATATCTAACTCTACGTAAAATATTACTCTGGACAAGGGTGTATAGCTAACTCTACTTGAAATATTACTCTGGACAAGGGTGTATAGCTAACTCTACTGAAAATAGTACTCTGCACAAGGGTGTATAGCTAACTCTGCTTAGAATAGTACTCTGCAGAAGGGTGTATGGCTAACTCTACTTGAAATATTACTCTGCACAAGGGTGTATAGCTAACTCTACTTAAAATATTACTCTGCACAAGGGTGTATAGCTAACTCTGCTCAAAATATTACTCTGTAGAAAGGTGAAtagcaatacaaaatattattatgtaaaatgagTGAAGAATTCTGCTTTCATGAAAACCCCAGTGCAGCTTTTGAGATCCCTAGAGTTGAAGAGAAGTGCCACTCTAAAGTTAGGTCTTCGCTTTGCACGTAACGCTGACTGATAATCCTACCCTCTTTTCCAAGTACTCTTGCTTACCTTAATGTTGAGGCAACAATAGCAACCGTCTGGGTAATTGTTAGGATACCTTGGCGATGCCCAGTAATCATAGGTCGTGCCAGCCACTGGGAAGTTCGTTGTGTCGACGATGATTGTCTTATTGCAGTTATAGCAGGGGTTAGCTGGAAGTGAAAACGAAATTAATTTGTACAGGAAAGAGAATGGAGAGGGGGAATTCATTTGAGTAGCAAAGTTTGGGAAGGGCTTTGTTAATCATACGTATATTGACATTTTCCTATCATTTAGCTCTAGCAGGTTCAGTTCAGGCTCTGCTaatcagcaatatttttttttttttttttgagttgtatGTAGTGTACtcttatatttcatttgaatttcctATAGTTTTTCAGTGTTGAATTAACATTTACTTCTGTTTTCCGTGCGGTTTTGtccagataaaaagaaaacacccCCTGTCCTTGGTAGTactattagtaatagtagtagtagtagtagctttTGTAACggttcctcctcctactctctcCACAAGCTTAACATCTCGATTTAACATCAGTAAAACTAATACTGTGCAGAAATGATCTCAAGCTTCCTAAAACGGTCTGTACTTAGTGCCATTTTCTCCTCAACATTCTTCAAAGACTGCTCTGCATTTCTTGTATAGGTTTTAGCCTATCCCTACGTATAGAATTAGCCTCTCACAGGTCACTGTAGTTTCTTTGAGCCTTTCCACTATTTGTTCATCTTCTCTCATGATGAAAATTGGAGTTTATAATAATATCCTGCTTTCATGATGATTGGTCTCATGaaactatttataattttaacaaaagCTTAAAATTGCTCATATCTGAAACCATTTGCCATATAAAGCTTAGTGAAGCTTGCTTTCGAGATTTGGCTCAGCAGCCAGTCACAAAGCTGGTCTTTACGGTTACGGATTTGCCTGTCACTACTTTGCCGTCCACAATGCCCAGCCAAAAGAGGCTAGTTTCTAAGAACACCTCAGTGTTATTCTTAGTTCCAGTGTCCTCCGTACCATTACACTGGGGACTCAGGAGGGACTCGTAGGCCAGCATGATTGTCGCCCAAGCAAGTGTATGAACTCGTTACAGCCATTCCCTACCACTACCAAAAGCTCAGGGTTGTCCTATGCTTTGCTTGGTAGATACAGCTTGGTATTGATACAAAACTCAAGGGCTTAACAGACTCAATACGGCCACTAGCGAATTTAAAATGATGCTTAAGTCCTGGCATTGTTCTTCCTCGAGACCCCAAGGTCGTCCTCCAGTAACCTGATAGACACCACCATGGTGTTTGTGTAAACACTCCTAGTGATTAATGGGCCCAACACGGCTATGACTAATGGTACAAAAAGCCACTAATGGACTGAACAAGCTGAATTTCTGGCTTTGCACTCTATCACGAACCCAAGGACCCTGCATGGTATTCACATCAACCTCCTTGGTGATTAATGGACCCAATACAGCCATGCTCTACATTACAAAAAGCcactaaatgataaaataaggctCTTAAATTCTAGCATTGCTCTCCTCAAGAACTCAAGATCGTCCTTTGTTAATCCTGTAACCTTACATGGTATTCGTCCAAAGCTCAAGCAGTTAACAAACTCAGTACACCCATGCCCTACCACTGAAAAGAAGCCACTAACAGATTCAGCGCAGTACTCTAGTTGTGGCCTTCCTTTCCCTTGAGGACCCAAGTTCGTCCTTTTCTAACCCTGTAGACCCTTGGCAATTAATGGACCCAGTACGGCTGTGCTCTTCCACCAGTGAAGCCAGTAACGGACACAAATAAGATGATAGGCATATCCGTGACCACAAGGAGTAGCCTCGTGATTGGCTGCCAAAGTTGGTGGCCTAGCCAGATTTTGGTAGCATAGCTTATGAAACTTTACAATCCCACTTtctgaaaagttttatatttaattttagtcAAAAACAAAGTTATGAATTCCCCCTAGCAAAACACAATCTGCACCTGATGATATTACCATTCTGCACACTTTCACTTTTTTGCCTTCTTGAGATGCTTCCATAGAATCTAAATGTTATATCACACACAAGTAAAACTTCGGTCTTACGAAAATTATGCTGCTATTGACCTATCACAACTCCAGATATTGATAATGTCATATCGGCATGAATCCTACAATATTTTAGGAATTGCAAGCACGTACATAACTGTTTCTACAAAGTGTCTGCCTATTTGCCACTACAAGGAGGTAATTGATTCTTAATtgtatttaaatctttttatCTGCTGTCACTGTGATAGATTTGCCAAGAAATCGTAATGTTCTGCCTGCTGATGAACAACAGGTAAATGAAGCATCCCTTACCAGGAGTCGTTGTGGGTGGCGGAGTAGGTGGTGGTGTTGGAGGTGGAGTAGGTGGTGGTGTTGTTGGTGGCGGTGTAGGTGGTGGAGTAGGTGgcggtgttggtggtggtgtaggtggtggtgttggtgttggtggtggtgttggtggtggagtaggaggtggtgttgttgttggtggtggagTAGGTGGTGGTGTTGTTGTTGGTGGGTGGTGTAGGtggtgttgttggtggtggtgtagGTGGTGGAGTTGGTGGTGGTGTAGGTGGTGGTGTTGTTGGTGGTGGAGTTGGTGGTGGAGTAGGTGGTGGTGTTGTAGGTGGTGGTGTTGTTGGTGGGGGAGTTGGTGGTGGTGTAGGTGGTGGAGTTGTTGGTGGTGGAGTAGGTGGTGGTGTAGGAGGTGGAGTAGGTGGCGGTGTTGTAGGTGGTGGTGTTGTAGGTGGTGGAGTAGGTGGCGGTGTTGTAGGCGGTGGAGTAGGTGGCGGTGTAGTTGGTGGATTTGGTGGTGGAGTAGATGTCGTTGTTGTAGGTGGTGGAGTTGGTGGCGGTGTGGGTGGCAGAGTAgttggtggtggggtgggtggcgGTGTTGGACCACCTGGTGGAGGTGATGTAGTCGTAGGTGATATGGTTGTTGTTGTCACATCTGGAACTTTGCAGTAGCACCTTTGCCCATCTATGACGGAAGACACGATCATAAACCCGGGTTTCTGTTGATGAGAGGAAAGAGTGTTATTAGCATTCTGTCTTGATTTCACAGTTCAGCATTTCAAGTGACTGTGCTAAACGTAGCCAGCAGTAATTACTAAATTCACGTCAAATTAAgctacttttattctcttttgctCCTCTGAGCCCTGCTCAGCATGTAACAGCATCGCTGTTTCTGATGTAGGGGACGTCATATTTGGTTCTGAGAAAGATAAAGCGCCGATTCATTTAAGTATCCTGAGTTGAATCCACTTGACAGTTTCATGTCTAAAGATTGCCAGGTGTGGCGTCCTGTCTAAACATAACAAAGGGAGACTCAAGAGGTCTGGTTTTATTGTCATGAATTAAGATGAATCAATGTTCTTGCAATGGAAATTGTAACGACACATTTATGAATCAGTCAACAACAcagaattctttcttttatttagacTTCTGATAAGGAACGATTTAATAGCTTGAAATTTTATCCTTTTCTGCAGCTCTTGTTCCCGGTGATCTAAAGATCTGAAGAGCATAACTATGACGAGTTGACACAATTCTTTGCCCTAGGAGACTCCCTTTACCTATAACCAACAGCTTTGGGACTGGTGACATAAGTGGCTCCTTGAATATTAAGAATGCCAGCTTATTTGCTTCTCAAGTTCCTTTCAAAAGAGCTGAAGCTGTAGGTGGGAGTGAGAGGCAAACGTCCAAGGATGTGTGCAAGGGATTCAGGAGGAAGCCGGGAACGTCTGCGGAAGCCAAGCTTGTAACGTACAAAAGGAtttttgagccaactctcctttatggaagtgaagcgtGGGTGCTGAATGCAAGGGGAAGCATACAATGTGAAAGTGTCatcgaaggaagaagaaaagaagactcAGAAAGAGTTGGACAGTAGGcagaaaagaggaatatttaaaaGGAACGGCCTTAACATTCAGTATTTGATGGTTGTAATGAATTCAGAGGTTTAGCTGTTGATAAGTCTTCTGCAGCAGTATTGTGAAAGTTCCCTGCAAAGAAGGTTCGTGTACGACTCAGCACACGAAGTATGAATGTGTCAGttatttgttgcaatatatatagttatttgttgcatatatatctctatatatatatatatatatatatatatatatatatatatatatatatatatatatatgtttcactaACCCCAGGGTTGAAGTCTCCTAGGTGACGAAGTGCTTATCACTAACAAATTTCGGTTCAGGTTGTTTTTTCAAGGTTAAGTAAATTAggtgtatacatacatgatatatttaaatgtttgcatatgtatagttacatgattattatatatatatatatatatatatatatatatatataatttatattgtcaCATGCACAAAATAATCCTTACCAGATCAGCAgcccatatttcatatttttcggCGAAGGTTAGCGAACTTGCGCAATTCGCTAGTATGCCGACAGTCAGGCTGATTATCAACAACACCCTACcctgtgaaaaataagagatcatATGAGAGCACGTGAAAAatagaatatgtaaaataatgattGTAAGTTGATTCATgctgttctgtttttttgtgtaatttttttcggTTCATGTGCACTAGAAGAGTGTACGGTATAAGatagtagtgagaccagctttgatgtatggagcagagaATGCAAGAGTAGAAATTgaatgcggtagagatgaaattgctcaggtggatgtgtggagtaacaaaaatggacaggatcaaaaatgaaaggatAAGAGGAGCCACTAAAGCCGTAGAActgtcaaagaaggcccaggaaagaagactgcatggtacggccatgtgatgagaaaaataccttagttttaccagaccactgagctgattaacagctctcctagggctggcctgaaggattagacttattttacgtggctaagaaccaattggttacctagcaacgggacctacagcttattgtggaatccgaagcacattatagcgagaaatgaatttctgtcaccagaaataatt encodes:
- the LOC136832899 gene encoding integumentary mucin A.1-like; translation: MRRISHSTIYIKEKKKFFFGAWAFVQYPVRNCLPFRLQSLLPLPLPGENSGPGGACGLGRPCGTEEDSYTLLADMGRVLLIISLTVGILANCASSLTFAEKYEIWAADLKPGFMIVSSVIDGQRCYCKVPDVTTTTISPTTTSPPPGGPTPPPTPPPTTLPPTPPPTPPPTTTTSTPPPNPPTTPPPTPPPTTPPPTPPPTTPPPTTPPPTPPPTPPPTPPPTTPPPTPPPTPPPTTPPPTTPPPTPPPTPPPTTPPPTPPPTPPPTPPPTTPPTPPTNNNTTTYSTTNNNTTSYSTTNTTTNTNTTTYTTTNTATYSTTYTATNNTTTYSTSNTTTYSATHNDSC